A stretch of Candidatus Babeliales bacterium DNA encodes these proteins:
- a CDS encoding translocation/assembly module TamB domain-containing protein, which produces MLKKIIFAIILGIFGTIFFAQYDSWTHKKIVSLFQKMSKESLGGNFSCSVQAVNFFSPSITLHDVEMVSSDSDLWLWRCKKCEVTCSWLQLLFKGTLDQHVIMDGFECRSRVENSCLAIEPHMIAMMQQSFLPFSSELKSVVFKNGCLYADDGTGKNEVSLFFNSSSLRIGNQIKTTMSIGDGQLTYEKNKYVEKVAVDLSLISEYIGDTFDLGMQVAGTFVLSHLGNQGGCYLTGGWKSNRGRFSIHNAYNSLMIDPIIITERELRMNGRFPLSYAVKCARNSLADQVINGAAHFSVKVSRDESHTIDGLLVVEDVKLNQHHVCDMGKFIFERHDDDWKMRLLISRYNQECKGTGYWHESDRKGELSIKNVTDFAAKAFTYWRIKHNNFFVHVTAQDDKIQGNYQATATNILSAATHSTKGSFSVIEGVLAACGLIDAHEFAIDAALYPEIVVKHCSYKDKEHKDLITLQATDDTKEVCGSISFPFVRSMINTMLHYDVQGEGNLDVVAKFALPEIVVDFTLKDATIRLPQTYNFIDGLHAHCVCNVTQKSAVLEDVTISLHTGKISCLRATSYFDDNGALVFTHAPLIVDRCLLNVKKDLFAIVSGNLLFAKSLTSPASVSGHIIIDKAQLKENLFSGIIQKQLLSYTHSVFSLPDVPLYCDLAIETKSPIRVDTGFFQTNAHVNLRVKKERHEPSVTGSIVLHSGTLNFPYKPLYISKGIITFTPEQLFDPMIELIARNKIKKYDVSLQVEGSLLTHHIVLDATPPLTEEQIVGLLLVGAEENSLNSMMPALIVQNLKSLIFSNNQLSFFDKYFKPLLGTLNINLVPSFTDQTGRGGLRGALEITVDDRWRAVIQKNFSLTEDTKFELEFLFSDDITLRAIRDERRDLGGEVEMRWKF; this is translated from the coding sequence ATGTTAAAAAAAATAATCTTCGCAATAATACTGGGTATCTTTGGCACCATTTTTTTTGCACAATATGATTCATGGACGCATAAAAAAATTGTGTCATTATTCCAAAAAATGTCGAAAGAATCGCTGGGTGGTAATTTTTCGTGTTCTGTGCAAGCGGTAAATTTTTTTTCACCATCAATAACGTTGCACGATGTTGAGATGGTTTCATCAGATTCTGATCTTTGGTTGTGGCGATGCAAAAAGTGTGAAGTGACGTGTTCTTGGTTACAGTTATTATTTAAAGGTACATTGGATCAGCACGTTATTATGGATGGATTTGAGTGTAGATCGCGTGTTGAAAATTCTTGTCTTGCGATTGAGCCGCACATGATCGCCATGATGCAGCAGTCTTTTTTACCATTTTCTAGTGAGTTAAAATCGGTTGTTTTTAAAAATGGTTGTTTATACGCAGATGATGGAACGGGAAAAAATGAAGTATCTCTTTTTTTTAACAGTTCTTCATTAAGAATAGGCAACCAGATAAAAACAACCATGTCGATTGGAGATGGTCAACTTACGTATGAAAAAAATAAATATGTTGAAAAAGTTGCAGTAGATTTGTCGCTTATCAGCGAATACATTGGTGATACATTTGATTTAGGTATGCAGGTTGCGGGGACATTTGTATTATCGCATTTGGGTAATCAAGGAGGATGTTATTTAACGGGTGGATGGAAATCTAATCGAGGAAGATTCTCAATACACAATGCGTATAATTCTTTGATGATAGATCCCATTATTATTACTGAGCGTGAATTGCGTATGAATGGCCGTTTTCCTTTATCGTATGCAGTCAAATGTGCGCGTAATTCTTTAGCTGATCAGGTGATTAATGGCGCAGCACACTTTTCGGTGAAGGTAAGTAGAGATGAGTCACATACAATTGATGGATTGTTGGTAGTTGAAGATGTAAAACTTAATCAGCATCATGTATGCGATATGGGAAAATTTATTTTTGAACGGCACGATGATGATTGGAAAATGCGATTGCTAATAAGTCGTTATAATCAGGAATGTAAAGGAACTGGTTATTGGCATGAATCGGACCGCAAAGGAGAGTTGTCTATTAAAAATGTTACCGATTTTGCAGCAAAAGCGTTTACGTATTGGCGCATTAAACACAACAATTTTTTTGTGCATGTAACGGCGCAAGATGATAAAATACAAGGTAACTATCAAGCAACTGCAACAAATATTTTGAGTGCTGCAACGCATAGTACAAAAGGTTCTTTTTCTGTGATAGAGGGCGTGCTTGCTGCGTGCGGGCTAATCGATGCACATGAATTTGCAATTGATGCAGCTTTGTACCCTGAAATTGTAGTTAAGCATTGCTCGTACAAAGACAAAGAACATAAAGATTTGATCACATTGCAAGCAACCGATGATACAAAAGAAGTATGTGGTTCAATATCTTTTCCTTTTGTTCGTTCAATGATCAATACAATGTTACATTATGATGTTCAGGGAGAAGGAAATTTAGATGTTGTTGCAAAGTTTGCATTACCGGAAATTGTTGTAGATTTTACACTAAAGGATGCAACAATCAGGTTGCCACAGACATATAATTTTATTGATGGCTTACATGCGCATTGTGTTTGCAATGTAACTCAAAAATCAGCAGTGTTGGAAGATGTTACTATATCTTTGCATACAGGAAAAATAAGTTGTTTGCGTGCAACGAGTTACTTTGATGATAATGGTGCGCTAGTGTTTACTCATGCGCCATTGATTGTAGATCGTTGTTTACTCAATGTTAAAAAAGATCTTTTTGCAATCGTTTCTGGCAATCTTCTTTTTGCAAAATCTTTAACATCACCTGCGAGTGTGAGTGGGCATATCATTATTGATAAAGCTCAGCTGAAGGAAAATCTTTTTTCTGGCATCATTCAAAAACAACTTTTATCGTATACACATTCAGTATTTTCCTTGCCAGATGTACCACTCTATTGTGACCTTGCTATTGAAACAAAATCTCCGATTCGTGTTGATACAGGATTTTTCCAAACAAACGCGCACGTCAATTTACGAGTAAAAAAAGAGAGACATGAGCCTTCAGTTACTGGTTCGATTGTTTTACATTCAGGAACGCTCAATTTTCCTTACAAGCCGCTTTATATTTCTAAGGGCATCATTACCTTTACACCAGAGCAGTTGTTCGATCCTATGATTGAACTTATTGCGCGTAACAAGATAAAAAAATATGATGTTTCATTGCAAGTTGAAGGATCTTTATTAACACATCACATTGTACTTGATGCAACACCACCACTGACCGAAGAACAAATAGTTGGATTATTGCTGGTAGGTGCAGAAGAGAATTCGTTGAATAGCATGATGCCCGCGTTGATTGTTCAAAATTTAAAAAGTCTTATTTTTAGTAACAATCAGTTATCTTTTTTTGATAAATATTTTAAACCATTGTTGGGAACGTTGAATATTAATTTAGTACCAAGTTTTACTGATCAAACAGGGCGTGGTGGATTACGCGGAGCATTAGAAATTACTGTTGATGATCGGTGGCGTGCGGTGATTCAAAAGAATTTTAGTTTGACCGAAGATACCAAATTTGAATTAGAATTTCTCTTTTCTGATGATATAACGCTGCGTGCTATTCGTGATGAGAGGCGTGATTTGGGTGGTGAGGTTGAAATGCGCTGGAAATTCTAG
- a CDS encoding class I SAM-dependent methyltransferase has product MTIKNATFYLALLCSSISYSAVNDTTSSNKRVLDPVEEIFTYIYEKNCWLSQESVSGPGSELKVTQNMRQALSTLLQRFGIASIADAPCGDLNWMRYVDIGTCRYIGIDIVQELIENNARIFGATREFRHLNLIEDIIEKVDLIICRDMLAHLTDEQIFKVLRNFKQSGSKYILMTTNLTSEGNVYIARTGDWRKLNLELPPFNFPRPLALIQEDVPFEWERGKHLALWFLEDLNV; this is encoded by the coding sequence ATGACAATCAAAAATGCAACATTCTATCTAGCCCTACTATGTTCAAGTATCTCCTATTCTGCGGTCAATGACACTACATCATCAAACAAACGCGTTCTCGATCCGGTCGAAGAAATATTCACCTATATCTATGAAAAAAATTGCTGGCTATCACAAGAAAGTGTTTCCGGTCCAGGATCCGAACTTAAAGTTACACAAAATATGCGCCAAGCGCTCAGTACGCTCCTTCAACGATTTGGGATCGCTTCAATAGCAGATGCACCATGCGGTGATCTTAATTGGATGAGGTATGTGGATATTGGAACATGCAGGTACATTGGTATCGATATTGTTCAGGAATTAATTGAAAACAATGCAAGAATCTTTGGGGCAACAAGAGAATTTAGACACCTCAATCTTATCGAGGATATAATTGAAAAAGTAGATCTTATTATATGCCGAGATATGCTCGCTCATCTGACTGACGAACAAATTTTTAAAGTCCTGAGAAACTTTAAGCAAAGTGGATCGAAATATATTCTTATGACCACTAATCTTACATCAGAAGGCAACGTCTATATCGCAAGAACGGGTGACTGGCGAAAGCTTAATCTTGAACTACCACCATTTAATTTCCCTAGACCTCTCGCTTTAATCCAAGAAGATGTGCCATTTGAATGGGAACGCGGTAAGCATTTAGCGTTATGGTTTTTGGAAGATCTCAATGTTTGA
- a CDS encoding type II secretion system protein, with protein MRCKNGFTLIEAMVVVCLFALVATLGMMQLSFLDSTIIHAEVDKLATVCSYLQQKAIATDTELVLTFDMQKNEYRCDKIREVLSQRISFGFLPNVLGPPGSPSHRIEKATTFPDSAVHFYPTGIISSGTVYLVDKKKQYMYALSNAVSQVSYLRLYRYDGRWKLLGEK; from the coding sequence GTGCGTTGTAAAAATGGATTTACACTTATTGAAGCGATGGTTGTTGTCTGTTTGTTTGCCTTAGTCGCAACGTTAGGCATGATGCAACTTTCATTTTTAGATTCTACGATTATTCATGCAGAAGTAGATAAACTTGCAACGGTGTGTTCATATTTACAACAGAAAGCAATTGCTACCGACACGGAATTGGTATTAACCTTCGATATGCAAAAAAATGAATATCGTTGTGATAAGATTCGTGAAGTTTTATCACAACGAATTTCTTTTGGTTTTTTGCCAAATGTACTTGGTCCACCTGGATCTCCATCACACAGAATTGAAAAGGCAACTACTTTTCCCGATTCAGCAGTTCATTTTTATCCGACTGGCATTATTTCTTCTGGTACTGTGTATCTTGTTGATAAAAAGAAACAATATATGTACGCACTGAGTAATGCTGTTTCTCAGGTTTCCTATTTACGTCTCTATCGGTATGATGGTAGATGGAAGCTGTTAGGTGAGAAATAA
- a CDS encoding phospholipase D-like domain-containing protein: protein MKRLLCTLILFFSENTFGMYHAVRSVNKVTPKSTQLCLNTSRNFGTTHFIAGYKNPQVQLSEEPKKKQQFTIDKRLPIIDGSSVHLVDEARLTQSFCTMRHDISSVVLSLLEKAQKKISVAAFSLTDARIANQLIAAHKKGIDVCVILDAGNMKQVYSKAQMLIDNGVSVWRYDPLLRPNYKKKNGYEQLMHLKWIIVDDVLINGSANLTKSAQDGENIESVTVFRCPQLVKEHRRDFKYLKTYCVACKPTVLVDNKIAAME, encoded by the coding sequence ATGAAGCGATTATTGTGCACATTGATATTATTTTTTTCAGAAAATACGTTTGGTATGTATCATGCGGTGCGATCAGTAAACAAAGTTACGCCAAAAAGTACACAACTTTGTTTGAATACATCACGTAATTTTGGAACAACACATTTTATTGCTGGATATAAAAATCCACAAGTGCAATTGTCTGAAGAGCCGAAAAAAAAGCAACAATTTACTATTGATAAAAGACTGCCGATTATCGATGGTAGTAGCGTACATCTTGTCGATGAAGCACGTCTTACGCAATCATTTTGTACTATGAGGCATGATATCTCATCAGTTGTTTTATCTCTACTTGAAAAAGCACAAAAAAAGATTAGCGTTGCTGCTTTTTCTTTGACTGATGCTCGTATTGCAAATCAATTAATAGCTGCTCACAAAAAAGGTATTGATGTATGCGTTATTCTGGATGCTGGTAATATGAAGCAAGTATACAGCAAGGCACAAATGCTTATTGATAATGGTGTTTCGGTGTGGCGTTATGATCCCTTGTTAAGACCGAATTATAAGAAAAAGAATGGATATGAACAATTGATGCATCTTAAGTGGATTATTGTTGATGATGTGTTAATAAATGGATCGGCAAATTTAACGAAGTCTGCACAAGATGGTGAGAATATAGAAAGCGTGACTGTTTTCAGATGCCCACAACTAGTAAAAGAACATCGTCGAGACTTCAAATACCTTAAAACATAT